The Vicia villosa cultivar HV-30 ecotype Madison, WI linkage group LG1, Vvil1.0, whole genome shotgun sequence genome includes a region encoding these proteins:
- the LOC131597846 gene encoding pathogenesis-related protein 1-like — translation MGSFYVLCILSLVLIICSSEVAHGQDSANDYVNAHNAARSAVALDGFSIPSILWNATAAEAAQDYVNQHKDCKVNVSVGQGDIFPFGKNIAVSTKDISGVEAVKLWVDEKPNYNHFANTCRGGECRHYIQVVWSKSLELGCAKVTCDNGGTLVACIYQPPAIGGSESPY, via the coding sequence ATGGGTTCATTTTATGTATTGTGTATTTTAAGTTTAGTacttattatttgtagtagtgaggTTGCACATGGCCAAGACTCCGCAAACGATTACGTGAACGCCCACAACGCAGCAAGATCAGCAGTAGCACTTGACGGTTTCAGTATTCCAAGTATTCTTTGGAATGCCACTGCCGCTGAAGCTGCGCAGGACTATGTTAATCAACACAAAGACTGTAAGGTGAACGTCTCCGTTGGTCAGGGTGATATATTCCCTTTCGGAAAGAATATCGCAGTGAGCACGAAGGATATAAGTGGTGTGGAAGCAGTGAAATTGTGGGTGGATGAAAAACCAAATTATAATCACTTTGCAAACACTTGTCGCGGTGGAGAATGTCGTCATTATATCCAGGTGGTTTGGTCTAAATCACTAGAACTTGGATGTGCTAAAGTGACATGTGATAATGGAGGCACACTCGTTGCTTGCATTTATCAACCTCCTGCCATCGGTGGTAGTGAATCTCCATACTAA